The sequence below is a genomic window from Daphnia pulicaria isolate SC F1-1A chromosome 6, SC_F0-13Bv2, whole genome shotgun sequence.
GATAAAGTTGAACGAAACACTACTTGGAAAATAGTTAATCGTGTAAGTTTAATGgagaaataattttgattacGGGAAATAATTgtgtaattcaaaaatgtgtttttttttctttttttgtaggaGTTTCACAAGCACTCATTGCAATCTTTACAAAATCGATTTCGCCAGTTTATTCTTCCAAATCTCGACACCTACAAGGGTTTGACGAAAAGTGAACGCAACCTTTTTAGTCGCTCGATGAATGAAAACTCACGTTCGTTCTcgtcagaaagaaagaaactggtATTTAGTGAAGCTTAAGTAAATTTGTTATATTGTTTgcaaatattctttttaatgatTTGCAGTCCATGAGCCAAAATGAATCCTCAACGGCTGATGAAATTAGTGATTCTGAACCGAACGTggtaaaacttttttatttattttttcgtacCTTTTAAGTTATGAAATCCACTGTGATGGTTAGGTATCGATGCCATCACCAACAAAAGTTAAGACATCATCACCGAGGGTCATAGCAGAAAGTAGTCTTTCTGGCAGCGACTTGGAAGATTTGGAATCTGTAAAATCATTGAGGGTGAGGGAAATCACCCCAAAACGCGCTGGGTAAGCTGATACAGAACAAATAGAGAACAGTAGTTTCATCCTCTTACTTTTACAAATTTGtctataaaatatttatattcaGAGATTTTTCTGTCGAACTGGATAAATGTATTCTTCAATACATAATTCTCAACAAGAGATATTCTGACATATCTAGGAGGAAACTTTGGATGGATATTCAAGGATCAGgtttcaaaagtaaaatttaaaaaaaattatacactttgttttttttttgttttttttaatttaaaaaacctatTTGCATCCCCTAGCTACAGGACAGGACTGGAAATCTATTAAGCGTCGGTTTCATGACGTTATCCTAAAAGACTTAGAATCTAAGGAGTACGCTCTCGAAAAAAACGTAATTCAGAGATTCCGTTCCAATGAGTCGTCTTCCTCAAGCGAGCGGGATAGTGATATCGACGAGGACAAATTGGTGGCTACATCTTCTGTGAAACCGCAAAAATCTGTGTATGTTTTGGTAGTCTTTAATAGGAAGACATTTAACGTAATCAGTCCTGTTCATGGTTACCAGGCCCAGGTTGTACACTTTAGAAGAAGACAAGTTAATCATTGACTACATCGCCAAGACAAACAGATACGAGGAAGTACGAGGAAAGAAGTTATGGGTTGACATCCAAGATAAGATTTTACATAGTAGgtaattcaatttattatcCTTACTCCCGTtccttaaaatatttttaaatcctaGAGTACAATCGTTCGTGGGAATCGGCTAAAAATCGTTTTCTTCGaaacatctttaaaaatctgggCAAATTTAACCTTAGTCCAGATATTGTCAAAAAGTTTAAACACGGAGCGGTTGTTGAaagtaaattattcaaattattttaaccACAATGAGTCTGATAATGTTTTGATTGGATTTGTAGGAAATTTAGGTGGATGTCAAGGTGGTTTTCTTGATAAAAAAAGTGAGAGAAGCGATTCTAGTAAAAGTATTAGCACTtctaaaattacaaatttagtTACATTCTATTAATGTCCATgtatttttcagaaaaaagaaacgtagtTGAGGTAGAATCGGAAGAGGAAGAACTTCCTAAACATCCGGCGTTAGCCACCAACAAAATTCCAACACCGGTAATGGATATGAACATTCGTCATGTTTGAATAGTGTAAAGTTGTGctcaatcaatttttattttttagtcgaAGAAGCAGAAGCGTCAACTATTTAAACAGCCTGTCATCCCTCTTCCGATTGTGTTTTCTCCTCATCCTGCTCCTTCAAGAGTTAACAAAAAAGTGTGTATTTTAGAATGATATCTAGGCCAGCTCATggttgaaaaagaattaattatagtattttttaaaattcttccgAAAGcaactttatatttttttacttcaaagacaattttaattgatttctttatACTCGTTTAACATATTGCCTactatttaaattcattatcaATCTTTTCGTAATATAGCGACAGGTTGAATCGTCGAAAGCTGAAATGaaaccaaatgaaaagaaagaagattcgGAAACTGGGGTTGACAAAATGAAGTCAAAGGAAGCTGTTTCTAATCTTGCTACATCACCAACGAAACCTGACGTCCTGACGGAAGCCGTTCCAGCTTTAGTTACTACATCTCCTGTTCCTGAAGCTTCTTCTAATTGTCCACTACCTAAACCATTGCGTTCGGCGCCTTCCGTGCAATGTTCTGTGGTGGTCAAGCGATTGACACaaaaagaattggaaaaatatgGTTGCAAAATCAGTTTCACCCACAAGAATTCGTCCTCTACCCACGTTCAACCATCGCCCACGCTTCCACCCCTTGTGATTCCTCCAGGCACACTTCCACCAGAAAGTCCAGCAACGACCTCGCGCTTTACGGTGGAGATATCTCCTTGCCTCCTTGCCGCTAGATTGAATGCTGCTGGATCATCTGTACCATCCATTGCATCAGCAAACCGTGAAACAGTATTGGTACCATTATCATCACCTTTGTCTCGAAAATCCATAAGGAAAAGCGACCATCCGAGATCAACGAAATCAAAAGATGACGTCGATGAAGTGTCTTCTCCTGAGGCAACAACGAGAATGTCATCGGAGGATTCACCGCTCTCAGCAACATCTTCGACGACGACAGAAGAAAATTGTAACATCTATgacgaaataaataatgaaGCTGACTTAGCTACTGAGGTGGATTCATCAGTGCCAACAAATACCCGCAATCTTCCGTTTCAGACAAAAATTCCGAACGAAAATTTAGCAAGATTGATAAAAGATGACCAGTCAAGCGATGGCTACCATACTCCCGTCGAGGGTTAACTTTGTCCTCTCAATCTAAAATATTTcccatgaattttttttttaattggcgctctttttcagaaaaatacaTACTTATAAGTGCATGTTTTGAAATGTGTGACAAGGGTGAAAAGTGGAGTGAAAACGagggaaaaaatggtttaattgtatatatttattttaaattgaagtATTCAACAAGGATCAATAAATTGTTTACAGTTAGGAATTTCTCACACATCTATGTCTAATTTACTGACGTTTTATTAAATTGTGGCTTTGCTGTCGATACATCGGTTCATTCATTAATTTGAAGTTCACTCATTGAAAAACTCGCTCATTTTCGGTCTGATTTAAGTGCAAACCGCAGACAAACTTCCGTTAGAACGGGGTGGTGATGTGGGTGATGCTTCCCTTATACGAAAGCTCATTAAATTATCCGATTACGAATTTACTATGGAAgtgtttatttcaaaataatataGTTGGATTGCAGCTTCCTTTCTCTGTTGGTTTATTGGTCATCATGACTGCAAATTTATTGTAAAGAGCTATAAGTACTGAGCTCTTCCATTTTGACACATCAAGAAAATGACGATTGGACGCATTGTTGCGCTTTCAATTTTGGTTGGCTTTTATTGTGTTTTCCACAGTCTTGCATTGGGTGTTCCGcggtttttataaaaatgaaacgacTCGCAGTATTATTTGTTCGAATTCACGACCACCGATTCATTACCAGTGCGCAATTTTATTGTCAAGAAGAAATAACGCTTGTAAAAATTTCACTTCACAAATGTCTGTGCACTTACCATGAAGCAATAGTAATCTAAAATCACTACATAGCCGAAATATAGAGCAATCCATCATTAATGAAAACATTCAACAAAGCAGAAGGCTTACATGTAGCAAAGTTAGTAGGTATTGGTCTCTTGAATTATGATTCTCGTAACTCAACCTAGGAAACTTATAACGTGGAAGGCAATAAAAGAGAAGTAAATGAACAACATGATACGTTCCAAAGCTACGCTAATGTTGGTCCAAGCTTGTTTAATCTCAATTTCTTGAGATTCGCCGTCATCGTGAACAAATTGTTGCGATACTTTCTCAGTGAGCTCCTTCGCTACTAAAAGGTTATTGCTGGTGTActataaaaatgatatttaaaaaataataattagttATCGTTATAACAAACCAGATAAAGAAAATGAGCATTGAGCAATAGTTATAATACCTTATGTGAAACCCCAAGGATAGTCCCAATACGGCCTGATAAACAGCTTCGGATGAAAGTCGGTGGCGATACTGATTTCGAAAGCCGTGTCCAGCGTAGAGATAGAATGGTGGATAGGATGGAAGATATCACCACGACCAAAGACCCATTATAAAAGGAAACTAtcccaatcaaataaaattaaaatttagattGAAGTACGGCAGGATAATTTGGAATTTCAAGTGAATTACCAATCAATGGCGTATTTTCATTTCCAGCCGGAAGTACCGTTTTAAAGTACAACAGGTAACCACACAATAGGGTCAAATTGAAAACTCCCACAATCAGTTTTGCATCCATCGCCGGCGGAATGATGAAAGTTGCCAAGATTAGAACCATGATGACTAAAGAGAATAGAATAAACATTAATGCTATGCGACATAACACAAAAGGAGTAAAGGAATCAATGTATGAACCTATGGTAGGTATAGTGATGGTCGTCGATAGAGACCTTTGAATGGTAAACTTCATGACCAACGATTGGTAGGGTTCGGTGCAGCAGTCGTATTTTTTAACCTCAACACTAACTTGCGTGGACTTAATATTCCATTCGGacattcttttgtttatcAGTTCGCTGATATCCAcctttataataataaacaattttaatatgaAATTATTCTTTGGACTATTGTATGATGATGCGCACACTGTACCGTTGTCGAATTATTCGTTGGACTAATGTTGATTTTAAGCGCATTGTGCGTCCACGAGCCAATTTTCGTTGTACATGTGACGCTATCGAACGGATAATAAGTGGCATCAGGGGGGCAGATGGAAACCATATTGCTTATGGGAACCCAAATAACGGTACCGTCGTTACTTATTAGAACATCATTCGGTGCAAAAGAACGCTCTTTGGATAGTAATCCATAGGAATTGTAaaccttaatttaaaaaaaatacgtattttaatttttaatattaagATCTGTAGTAATTAGTTAAACTTGAAATTAGCTTGAAAGACAAATAAGATATAAATTAACTCACCTCAAAATCAGGCTTCCATATTTTCTCATTGGGCAAGTGGATGGTCGTTAGTCCTTCATATTCCGCAGGAGACCACATGAAACGAGGATCTTTCCAACTCTACAGAAACAACCAGgagaacaaaacaacaattaaGAAAATCTGTAAAGCTTCTTGTTTAGCAATCTTGTTAAATGATCATGTTAAATAATCGCATTTTAACGGAACAAAAATTACGAACAACTATGATTCTTAACATAACTTAATTGCACAACAATTATACTTGATAAACTAAAAGCTTTGGAataattttcatctttttttaaatcttgaatgttaccattaaaaaaaatccgatgGCGGAGAAGCGGGATTGCAATTcatcctaaatttaaaaaaatcctaaagaaaatattttcataacCCTCATTCATTTATAAGAGTTTTACGAAATTAAAGCTGGTAAGTCTCATTGAAAGTTCGACATTAAGCGCATCCGTGTGATTTATCACGGGCCGGATTTGATTGTTGTAAGAGCGTAGGAGATTAACGTGAAGCTTTTCAATAACGTTGAAGTAGTCAGCTTCTGCAGCAACGGATGGCTGCCATGCTAAACAgaatacaaaatttttattagatagaataatttcattttcgggattgaaaaaaaataacattaacGAAACTTTTGAACTTTACGGAGAACTTCAATATCTTTGTATGCTACCATTGGAAATTCTTATTCTGTACCGTAAACTAAAGACAGAACTTCGAACCGATAAAAGAGTAACCGTtaagattattattatccgCTCATGTACTAAACACATAAATTATGTTGTTATACTTAGTACACCTGAATAGCCAGCCAAGAGACGCAGCAGATTGAAAAGTAAAGCTTAGTTACTGCTTAATGGAATTCAAATGACCTTGAAACGTGCTTATAGTTTGGAGGATCTTGGGGTTTACGTGACTGGCGGCTACATTATTTACTATACTggttaacaataaaaatatgcTTCAATTGCAAAATGACGCTTCATCTATCTGCTAGTTATTActtaaatacttttttttcagcGTTTTCCAACTGATAATAGGAGTGTGGGccttaaaaagttaaaaaccgTATGCCATATGCCgaacgattttctttttctttttttaaagtctgCCAAAATATTGGGCTGTCCATCATATAGAAATGACAAAATATACGTAAAGTGGTACTTAAATATTAATTTCGTGGAATTACTTTCAGCAAGGTTAAGCTATACTTACTTAAAACAACGGCGAGGAATAGGCAGTGATTGATAAAGAATAGCACACGAGACATCCTCGTGAGAGCTCCTGTTGAACGTTGAGATTTCAATGCTGTTGGGTGAGTGAAGAGATGATGGCTGATGTCCCAGTTTATATACTAGTACGACTGATGGCAACATAGAATTAAAAGTCAACCCAAGAGCATGGCAACAGCAAAGCAGACTTGGAAGCTGCCATCTGATTGGCGAGCTGAAAAAGGATGTTTCATCCATTTCACAACTGCGTAGTTGGAACCGGATCCcttagttgatttctattgagcCCGACTTCTAGCGTCCACAATTGTATTCAACGTCATCATACTCTTCAATAGATACTACCATCAATAATGGGGCGAAACAGGGAACCCAATGAGATTGAAAAGAACGGAACGTCTGGAAAGTCTTAGCTCTTCATCGAACAATGAGCAAACTCAACCAATACGGTTGGGCTGCTACCTTCAGTTGGTGGTAATCCACTAATAATCCGCTCATCAAAAGTGTTACTGGGGATCCAAAAAGTGAACACATGCAGGGGCAGAATTTcggttgttttaaaaattttaagtatAATATTAGACGAGGAAGGAAGGACATTaggaacagaacagaacagaactgGAAGAGAGGGGAATCGGGGAAGGGCTAGAACGCGCAAAATGATATCAAGACAAAATCCTATCTGcactaattttaatttgaagggggaaacaaaaatagaGAACTGCTGCGCAAGAAAATATGTTAAAATCGCGTGactcaacacttaaaaaagatgGTCAAATGCGAGAGGCCGACAAATATCTGTAGGCCTTATGAGGATACAACTAGTCACGTTGGAATCCGGAAATATAATGGCTGATAAACGGAAAAAGACATTTAAATAGATCAAGGTGAATGTGTGAGTACAGATTGTGAATAAATGATATCGAACTTGttcatttccttatttttttttcggctgaTTTATCACTCGATTTCATAAACTGTCGAATCTAGTAAATAGTTGTCAGGCCAATTATCGGTCACTTAGTAGATGAAAATGAGGTCATTCAACCGAGGAAAAGTTCGTGGGAGGTAGATCGATAGTGTGCGATTCATTGCCAAATATCAGTCTTAATCGTTTAGTGGTCGGCAACACTCCCATCCGCGACGGTTCGGCGGCTACTGAAGGGGACCTACGTCTTTGTGTCCGACGCGTTCGGCTTTTGTGAGGTGGTTCCTGTTCGTTTTCAGGTTCCATTTCCAATCCTTCAACTCGAAGGACTTCATATACTGGATGGATCATATTCTGTTGATGCAGGTGGCTACCACCCATACTACTACCAGATTCAATGACTTCGTCTAAAACAGGACTGCGCTTCATCCTAAGCGTCAGTTTGAGACGTCCGCCTGGTGACGTCATCAACGCAGGCTGGTGAGATGCAAGTTCACGAGAAGATGGCGGAGGCGGAGTAGCAGAGCGTTCTTTTCTCACCTCGacgggaatttctttttctaatgctGGCAAACTTTCCGTTTGGACTCCATTTTCGTGTTCGATATCGTTGAATTCGTAAACGTCACTCCCGCGACTGACGCCTTCTGCTTCCGGCGTGGCAACAGGGGAGCTTACTGCAGATGATTCGGTTGGTGATGCAGTTTCAAgagttttcttgtttcttaaaCGCATTCCAGATCGTGCACCATCGTTACTAGCAGCGTTACTAACAGGTTCAGAATCCGCCACAACGGTAGGTTGAACCACATCAGCTGGAGCACTACGAACCGTGCGGGAACGTAGGCTTCTCACTGTTCCAGTAGTTGGTTTCTTATCATCAACGCTGACACTAGTAACATTTTGATGCGTAGTACTTGCTATACTACTTGTTCCATTAACTTCCTTTCCAGTTTGTAATCGTCGACGACGTTTGGCACCTACACGTGTGGTGACAGGAACTTTCGTGTCGTGGCGGCTACTAGTACTGCTACTGCTGCCAGCACTCTCTTCGCTGTTGGTTTTTCCCTCGTTACACATAGCGTAACCTTGAGCAACCAATAATTCAGCATCGTACCTGATGACCAGTAAAAAAGATTACAGTAAAACACagcagaaaataataaattctttCACTAAAACTTTAAACATACCTGGTGAGGCCTTTTCGCCGGAGCTCTTTTACGTCTAGAGGTCTGGACACAGTCTCTCTATCTTCTAATCGTACGGGAGTAGTTGCATTTCGAGAAGATGAGGAGCGACTCGTTGCTGTCGCCGCCGGCTCTTTGTCCGTCTGCTTTTTCACACGACTCAATCTTAAATGTGTTTCACGGAGGCGGTAACGCTCTTCTTTAGTGGCAGCTTCGGgagtgtttttcttatttttagcaAACGCACCAGTCCCACGCCGTTCGCAAGTTTCACATTCACAGAAGCAGTTGTTGTCACCAAAAAAATCTTCGCCATAAAAACAAGTGATCTCTTCACCAGCCTCAATATCTCGCAATATTCGAACACAGGCAGTTCCACGGCCAGTGGCAACAAACTATCGAGAAAGAAATATACACAAAATTAAACATGACACATTAAAGCTGACCGAATTACTAATTAATGGATAAAACTTGAAACCTTGCAGTTAGAACGACAATCATGATTGATAAATGCTGCTGGTCCAAGCCAAAGTTGTGCACAATTTTTGCGACAACTGTACATTacagaaaaatcattttttccaGGGTGCAATAGTTGAGCTTCTTCATCAGGACTCAATTCAGCTATACATCCCATTAATAAAGTAATTTGCTCATTTTTATACCTAAAATACAAAGACTattattttaagattttttttctcattgtgATTCtacaaaatattatatttttgaaattaatagAGAACTTGCCACTTTTTTGTAGTGCAAAGTTTTGCTCCCTTTTGTCCCTCCATAGAGTATCTGTAACAAGCTTGAATAGTGAAGCCTGCTGATTCATGGAACATCCCCAAATATCGAACAATCTAAAAATTGAGTAGTTTATTAAATGGTAGCCAACAACATTTCTTACTGATTAATTAGTCTTACATGTTCTTTGACATTCATTTGTTGTTGCTTGTTCTTGTTAGAAAGGAAATTCCAGACATAATCACTAGATGTCAGTTGCTTGTAGGCTTTCTCATAATCTTGATGTTCAATGAAATCTATGACAGCTTGCTTTAATTCTTCTCTGTTGGCTTTGGGTGGCCTATAACTATATTACAAATGGgataaattgattgaaaaagcAATTTCAAAACACCTTCACATTAacataaaagagagagagagacaaaccGGAGATTCATCTTGTGAGTGGAGAAACCAAGAAAAGGGTCCAGAACAAGTCCAGTAGCCAAGTCATCATTCTCTGAAAGCTCTTTAGGAGTCATGCCAGATCCTTGTGAGCGAAACGCTGCTCGATTGTTTAGACTCTGGATCACCATTctataagaaaacaataatgaaATGTAGAACAAGCATATTGCAAACAGTTTGGAATGCCAAATGCATTCAttcatcaaatattcaaacaataTAAGCTGTCATAAATCAACAACTAGCAAATCCAAAATTACATCCATTATTAGGCCTTGAACTCTTTTGACATGGCCTTAGGGAGTATTGTGTACCTGTCAAACTCAACACATAATAGGAAAAATTTCCAAGCAAGTTTACAGATGTCCCACAAATGAATTAGAAAAGTATCGATGACTGCTGGCAAGATCGAattattctttaatttcaCAAAAGAAGAGTTAATAAAGCAAAAATTGATGGagatgaagaaaacaatttatcCAACAACAGGACAGCGTTGCAACAAAACACTGTGTAAGTGTAAACAATATTGCCGTAACCGAAAAGCTGGttacaacatttaaaaatataaattttaatatgagaaaaaagaattttaaattacaagcattttaaataatataatttcaattcaatcaatAGCAACGCAAATAGTTTTGGGAGGTTATAATATCTTAGTTTCATCAACAGCAGTTTCTCTCATTCAGATTTCAGATTTGATGTGGATGTCTTGTGTGGCAGACGTCATCTGATTTTGGGTCAAGCAGTAGTCGTGCTTTTAGTGGAATGGACTTTAGTTATTTACTAGATcttgcaaaacaaaatgaagaacAAGCAAAGGAAGCGGTACATCATTTCTCACATATCTCACGTTATCCGTAATTttactaaaaattttattaggtTCAAGTCAAAAGATACAGTACTCAAGTATCGGCCTCGAAAAAAATTCCTCGCTCGGGGGTTCAATCTGATGGCATTCGTGCTTTCTTAGCTCGAAAAGATCatgaagagaaacaaaaaaggatggaagaaaagaaaaagaaagaggtattttaataaataatcaaacaaaagaatgttctagaatgttGTGTATGTTTCCAGGTATTGCTGTCGTTGCGTGCCCAGGATCGGAAGTCCAATGCTAGAGTCCAAGCTATGTTGAAAAGAACGAAAAGTGGTAACAAGGCAGTATTGGATGAAGCTAAGAATTCATTAAATACAGCTGTTACAGCTGCTGGTAAGATCCATACATTTAGTTTTCCTTTGTTAACATTATGCCaacaacatttctttcttgtacAAAGGACTTGATGTTCAACCAGATGAAGATGATTACGGCTATGTTTCCCACGAAGCATCTGCAGCATATAAAAAACTTATTGACAAGTATAGTAGCACAGATACTTCAAATGGTAACACACAAAGAGGGAGAACTCATAAAGAATTGAGAAATGCCAAGGTAAGTTTAGAAataatctttatttttaacacTTCCAATGTAAACctgaaattgttttaattacaggataggGTGAAAAATGCTCTTGACAAAATTGAAGAGGCAGAAGGTACACCCCATCGAAAAAAACGCATCAACAAGCCTATAAtgtcgaaagaaaaagttgatgagTTATTGAAAGTTGATAATAAGTCACGTAATAACGATAGAGATGTCTCCAAAAAGGTTCGACCCAAGGGTCTTCCACCAGAGGCCTCCCTTAGTTTTGATCAGATCTTGAAATTAGCTGCCGCAAAGCAGCACGAACCATTAAAGcttgaaaagaaattggatattcctgaaaaaaaagaaccagaaTCCAATAGACTAAtgaccaagaaagaaaaagaagatctcATGAGGAGGAAAGAGGAGGAACGAGACCGTCAACTACGCAAAGAAGGAAAATTACCCCCTATTAGGCCTACTCCTGACAATTCTGCTGTACCTGCTGTACCTgcgaaaagtaaagaaaaaccaCCAACTAAAGTGATTCCTTCCAAAGAGCCAGTGAAAATGCCATCCTTCATGAATGGAAAAACTCTTAACCCGACTCCTAATACGAGTTCGATCAATAAACCGATTATGCGAGCTGATGACCAAAA
It includes:
- the LOC124342259 gene encoding uncharacterized protein LOC124342259 isoform X2; the encoded protein is MAEDIEMEDENFLELILSNLFRKDSNGEAIDFYLRRTRLGRQDNVEQDEKFKKLKEQIEKCGGHLGEEPRGCHAIELVFPEDITDIDGIDSDLFKAEYIEECMKCGDLLDLEQFRLGKSPYSSININMIMKGYETWDSVSRTSPQKGRKLPDFGLPLETSPEKFKSNNPGKKSRRVEYSIEEDLAILRFLLANNLYDKVGGNATWKIVHRTFPNHSYQSLHNRFRRFILPNLKKYKGLTNSERNLFSRVSFSGNSSASSPDKSVEIENGSISSCSVSPKKPTTIDKVASVDEQESPNISLSSVREKINQTNETVIVDELITRGKKHVSSSKVEEMVHLQITEEITKEENNPLQITEEINKEENNPLTPSCLAMILNNLFRKESNGDPIEFYMRRTRFCHHENNLELEGKCSKLKEQIEKCGGNFGETPHSCHSIELVFPEVIEDIDEIDSDVFKAEYVEECIKCGDLLDLENFRLGKSPYDGSININNILKGHDSWEAVTRTSPRKGKKLLHSGSSSEKVESCSSGKKILVEYSIEEDLAILKCLLYKNLHDKVERNTTWKIVNREFHKHSLQSLQNRFRQFILPNLDTYKGLTKSERNLFSRSMNENSRSFSSERKKLSMSQNESSTADEISDSEPNVVSMPSPTKVKTSSPRVIAESSLSGSDLEDLESVKSLRVREITPKRAGDFSVELDKCILQYIILNKRYSDISRRKLWMDIQGSGFKTTGQDWKSIKRRFHDVILKDLESKEYALEKNVIQRFRSNESSSSSERDSDIDEDKLVATSSVKPQKSVPRLYTLEEDKLIIDYIAKTNRYEEVRGKKLWVDIQDKILHKYNRSWESAKNRFLRNIFKNLGKFNLSPDIVKKFKHGAVVERNLGGCQGGFLDKKKKRNVVEVESEEEELPKHPALATNKIPTPSKKQKRQLFKQPVIPLPIVFSPHPAPSRVNKKRQVESSKAEMKPNEKKEDSETGVDKMKSKEAVSNLATSPTKPDVLTEAVPALVTTSPVPEASSNCPLPKPLRSAPSVQCSVVVKRLTQKELEKYGCKISFTHKNSSSTHVQPSPTLPPLVIPPGTLPPESPATTSRFTVEISPCLLAARLNAAGSSVPSIASANRETVLVPLSSPLSRKSIRKSDHPRSTKSKDDVDEVSSPEATTRMSSEDSPLSATSSTTTEENCNIYDEINNEADLATEVDSSVPTNTRNLPFQTKIPNENLARLIKDDQSSDGYHTPVEG
- the LOC124342259 gene encoding uncharacterized protein LOC124342259 isoform X1 produces the protein MAEDIEMEDENFLELILSNLFRKDSNGEAIDFYLRRTRLGRQDNVEQDEKFKKLKEQIEKCGGHLGEEPRGCHAIELVFPEDITDIDGIDSDLFKAEYIEECMKCGDLLDLEQFRLGKSPYSSININMIMKGYETWDSVSRTSPQKGRKLPDFGLPLETSPEKFKSNNPGKKSRRVEYSIEEDLAILRFLLANNLYDKVGGNATWKIVHRTFPNHSYQSLHNRFRRFILPNLKKYKGLTNSERNLFSRVSFSGNSSASSPDKSVEIENGSISSCSVSPKKPTTIDKVASVDEQESPNISLSSVREKINQTNETVIVDELITRGKKHVSSSKVEEMVHLQITEEITKEENNPLQITEEINKEENNPLTPSCLAMILNNLFRKESNGDPIEFYMRRTRFCHHENNLELEGKCSKLKEQIEKCGGNFGETPHSCHSIELVFPEVIEDIDEIDSDVFKAEYVEECIKCGDLLDLENFRLGKSPYDGSININNILKGHDSWEAVTRTSPRKGKKLLHSGSSSEKVESCSSGKKILVEYSIEEDLAILKCLLYKNLHDKVERNTTWKIVNREFHKHSLQSLQNRFRQFILPNLDTYKGLTKSERNLFSRSMNENSRSFSSERKKLSMSQNESSTADEISDSEPNVVSMPSPTKVKTSSPRVIAESSLSGSDLEDLESVKSLRVREITPKRAGDFSVELDKCILQYIILNKRYSDISRRKLWMDIQGSGFKTTGQDWKSIKRRFHDVILKDLESKEYALEKNVIQRFRSNESSSSSERDSDIDEDKLVATSSVKPQKSVPRLYTLEEDKLIIDYIAKTNRYEEVRGKKLWVDIQDKILHKYNRSWESAKNRFLRNIFKNLGKFNLSPDIVKKFKHGAVVERNLGGCQGGFLDKKSERSDSSKKKRNVVEVESEEEELPKHPALATNKIPTPSKKQKRQLFKQPVIPLPIVFSPHPAPSRVNKKRQVESSKAEMKPNEKKEDSETGVDKMKSKEAVSNLATSPTKPDVLTEAVPALVTTSPVPEASSNCPLPKPLRSAPSVQCSVVVKRLTQKELEKYGCKISFTHKNSSSTHVQPSPTLPPLVIPPGTLPPESPATTSRFTVEISPCLLAARLNAAGSSVPSIASANRETVLVPLSSPLSRKSIRKSDHPRSTKSKDDVDEVSSPEATTRMSSEDSPLSATSSTTTEENCNIYDEINNEADLATEVDSSVPTNTRNLPFQTKIPNENLARLIKDDQSSDGYHTPVEG
- the LOC124342262 gene encoding acetylcholine receptor subunit alpha-type acr-16-like, whose translation is MSRVLFFINHCLFLAVVLTWQPSVAAEADYFNVIEKLHVNLLRSYNNQIRPVINHTDALNVELSMRLTSFNFDELQSRFSAIGFFLMSWKDPRFMWSPAEYEGLTTIHLPNEKIWKPDFEVYNSYGLLSKERSFAPNDVLISNDGTVIWVPISNMVSICPPDATYYPFDSVTCTTKIGSWTHNALKINISPTNNSTTVDISELINKRMSEWNIKSTQVSVEVKKYDCCTEPYQSLVMKFTIQRSLSTTITIPTIVIMVLILATFIIPPAMDAKLIVGVFNLTLLCGYLLYFKTVLPAGNENTPLIVSFYNGSLVVVISSILSTILSLRWTRLSKSVSPPTFIRSCLSGRIGTILGVSHKYTSNNLLVAKELTEKVSQQFVHDDGESQEIEIKQAWTNISVALERIMLFIYFSFIAFHVISFLG
- the LOC124342260 gene encoding histone-lysine N-methyltransferase Suv4-20-like, producing the protein MVIQSLNNRAAFRSQGSGMTPKELSENDDLATGLVLDPFLGFSTHKMNLRYRPPKANREELKQAVIDFIEHQDYEKAYKQLTSSDYVWNFLSNKNKQQQMNVKEHIVRYLGMFHESAGFTIQACYRYSMEGQKGAKLCTTKKWYKNEQITLLMGCIAELSPDEEAQLLHPGKNDFSVMYSCRKNCAQLWLGPAAFINHDCRSNCKFVATGRGTACVRILRDIEAGEEITCFYGEDFFGDNNCFCECETCERRGTGAFAKNKKNTPEAATKEERYRLRETHLRLSRVKKQTDKEPAATATSRSSSSRNATTPVRLEDRETVSRPLDVKELRRKGLTRYDAELLVAQGYAMCNEGKTNSEESAGSSSSTSSRHDTKVPVTTRVGAKRRRRLQTGKEVNGTSSIASTTHQNVTSVSVDDKKPTTGTVRSLRSRTVRSAPADVVQPTVVADSEPVSNAASNDGARSGMRLRNKKTLETASPTESSAVSSPVATPEAEGVSRGSDVYEFNDIEHENGVQTESLPALEKEIPVEVRKERSATPPPPSSRELASHQPALMTSPGGRLKLTLRMKRSPVLDEVIESGSSMGGSHLHQQNMIHPVYEVLRVEGLEMEPENEQEPPHKSRTRRTQRRRSPSVAAEPSRMGVLPTTKRLRLIFGNESHTIDLPPTNFSSVE